A stretch of the TM7 phylum sp. oral taxon 349 genome encodes the following:
- a CDS encoding LysM peptidoglycan-binding domain-containing protein encodes MRTCSGRTIIITSNSSAKARSNFMARKTLGLPSHTHASKRSRRGALSISSIASYFGVFLLIITLIAVSYQPVVTERSPALANASPIVQTTTLAKVQSEAGSVDPVVAANIASSLADTTNMPVSNNVANLSQSLVAETMMAQTDSSTISKPQVVNMTADSRSITTYVTQAGDTLDGVAEKYGLKKTTIAWANNLSSDALEPNVTLTILPTNGILYTTKDGDTLDAIAEKYGSKKSDIITYNDLEFSTSVANGTRLIVPGGTLPENERPGYTASPRRGVPANSNWSAGAAAGVASSFRGVVSAGNKYAWGNCTWYAYERRIQLGLPVGSYWGNASTWAYNARAAGLAVNGTPGAGAIMANGGGYGHVAIVESVNPGVSVTISEMNGYRWGGGFNRVGRGTLSWSEATSGYYKYIH; translated from the coding sequence ATGCGAACGTGTTCCGGGAGAACGATTATTATTACCAGCAATTCATCAGCGAAAGCTCGTTCGAATTTTATGGCTCGTAAGACTCTTGGCTTGCCGTCGCATACTCATGCGAGTAAGCGATCACGCCGCGGTGCGCTTTCTATTTCGTCAATTGCGTCGTATTTCGGCGTGTTTTTGTTAATTATAACATTAATCGCAGTTAGCTATCAGCCAGTTGTGACAGAGCGGTCGCCGGCGCTTGCCAATGCTTCACCGATAGTACAGACGACAACACTTGCTAAGGTGCAAAGTGAGGCTGGTTCGGTTGATCCAGTAGTGGCGGCGAATATTGCGTCTTCACTTGCTGACACGACGAATATGCCGGTCAGTAATAACGTAGCGAACTTGTCACAATCACTTGTAGCCGAAACGATGATGGCGCAAACCGATTCAAGTACAATCAGCAAGCCGCAGGTTGTGAATATGACAGCCGATTCACGTAGCATAACAACTTATGTGACGCAGGCAGGTGATACGCTTGACGGCGTTGCCGAGAAATACGGATTGAAAAAAACGACGATCGCTTGGGCAAATAATTTGAGCTCTGATGCGCTTGAGCCAAATGTAACGCTGACGATTTTACCGACAAACGGCATTCTGTACACGACGAAAGATGGTGATACACTTGATGCAATCGCCGAAAAATACGGTAGCAAGAAGAGCGATATTATTACTTATAATGACCTTGAGTTTTCGACTAGCGTCGCGAACGGTACGCGCTTGATTGTTCCTGGTGGTACTCTGCCGGAGAATGAACGCCCAGGTTATACTGCTTCGCCGCGCCGCGGCGTGCCAGCGAATAGCAACTGGAGTGCTGGCGCGGCAGCGGGTGTCGCCTCGTCGTTTAGGGGCGTGGTATCTGCTGGCAATAAATATGCCTGGGGTAATTGTACATGGTATGCATATGAGCGCCGTATTCAGCTCGGTCTGCCGGTCGGTAGCTATTGGGGTAACGCTAGTACGTGGGCATACAATGCGCGCGCTGCAGGGTTGGCGGTGAACGGCACGCCGGGTGCTGGGGCGATTATGGCAAACGGCGGCGGTTACGGTCACGTGGCGATTGTTGAATCGGTGAATCCAGGCGTCTCTGTTACGATTAGCGAAATGAACGGGTATCGCTGGGGCGGCGGCTTCAACCGTGTCGGTCGTGGGACACTCTCATGGAGCGAAGCAACTAGCGGTTACTATAAATATATCCATTAG
- the obgE gene encoding GTPase ObgE, protein MFVDTAKVTVTAGKGGDGAVSFRHEIFVDKGGPDGGDGGKGGDVVFVATEQLNTLLKFRYQPKLKAENGVAGSKRKKAGRAGEHLIVKVPVGTLVKRDGAIVADLTRHGEEAVIAKGGDGGFGNAHFKSSVRQTPRMAEFGEPGESFEVELELKLLADVGLIGFPNAGKSTFLSVVSNAHPEIANYEFTTLTPNLGVADIDDGSILIADIPGLIEGASEGKGLGDLFLRHVERTAVLLHMIDAYSDDPAEKYTAIRRELEKYSTELTTRPEIIALTKCEGLDEEIIAMQKTALQKAANNAEIVAISSQSGRGVKDLLRLLRRAIEVYRQREQQQEVEAETGLPVISLDEDQLTDAWTVERLPDEINENGELVAVFIVRGKKIEKFARRTNFEQFEAVNRLRDIMKRTGIAHELVRQGATGESVVRIGESELTLVEQ, encoded by the coding sequence ATGTTTGTTGATACAGCAAAGGTAACGGTAACAGCCGGTAAAGGCGGCGACGGCGCAGTGAGCTTTCGCCACGAGATTTTTGTTGATAAAGGCGGTCCGGACGGCGGTGACGGTGGCAAGGGCGGCGACGTTGTTTTTGTCGCGACTGAGCAGCTCAATACACTGTTGAAATTTCGTTATCAGCCAAAGCTCAAAGCGGAGAATGGTGTAGCTGGCAGTAAAAGAAAAAAAGCGGGACGCGCAGGCGAGCACTTGATTGTAAAAGTTCCCGTTGGCACGCTTGTTAAGCGCGATGGTGCTATCGTAGCTGATTTAACGCGTCATGGCGAAGAAGCGGTGATTGCAAAAGGTGGTGATGGTGGATTTGGCAACGCGCATTTTAAATCGAGCGTGCGTCAGACGCCACGCATGGCGGAGTTTGGCGAGCCGGGCGAATCATTTGAGGTCGAATTGGAATTAAAATTGTTGGCGGATGTTGGGCTGATTGGCTTTCCGAATGCAGGAAAATCAACCTTTTTGAGCGTCGTGTCAAATGCGCATCCGGAGATCGCGAATTACGAATTTACCACTTTGACACCAAATTTAGGAGTGGCTGATATTGATGACGGCAGCATTCTCATCGCTGATATCCCAGGGTTGATTGAGGGTGCGAGCGAAGGTAAAGGTCTGGGTGACCTATTTTTGCGCCATGTCGAGCGGACGGCGGTGCTGCTCCATATGATTGATGCGTATAGCGACGATCCGGCGGAGAAATATACAGCGATTCGTCGCGAGCTTGAAAAATATAGCACGGAGTTAACAACGCGTCCAGAGATTATTGCACTGACAAAATGCGAAGGATTGGACGAGGAAATTATTGCGATGCAAAAAACAGCACTGCAAAAAGCGGCGAATAATGCGGAGATTGTGGCTATCTCATCGCAATCGGGGCGGGGTGTGAAAGATTTGCTGCGGTTGCTGCGGCGCGCAATTGAAGTGTACCGCCAGCGCGAGCAGCAGCAAGAGGTCGAAGCAGAGACCGGCCTACCGGTAATTTCGCTTGATGAAGACCAATTGACTGACGCGTGGACGGTTGAGCGGTTGCCGGACGAAATAAACGAGAATGGTGAGCTGGTAGCTGTTTTTATAGTTAGAGGTAAAAAAATCGAGAAATTTGCTCGCCGGACGAATTTTGAGCAGTTTGAAGCAGTGAACCGTCTGCGCGACATCATGAAACGGACGGGTATTGCGCATGAGCTAGTCCGCCAAGGTGCGACAGGTGAAAGTGTTGTGCGAATCGGTGAGAGCGAGTTGACACTAGTTGAACAATAG
- the sbcB gene encoding exodeoxyribonuclease I produces the protein MARTFFFYDLETSGLNAREDRIMQFAGWRTDMDLTPIDEPYNILVALNDDTLPSPDALMVTGITPQKTVNEGYSEAQFARILSDEIFTPDTIVVGFNNIRFDDEFIRHLLWRNFYDPYEWCWKDGRSRWDMLDVVRMTRALRPEGISWPLDAAGEPTNRLELITRENSIAHKNAHDAMSDVDALINVTKLIRSKQPQLFEYLLKMRDKKEVVKLINVDDKKPFVYSSGRYDKEFAKTTVAFPLTMGRKGNVVVYDLRYDPTPFVNLSESKLAHKVYASWQERQAEDFVKLPAKELQLNRCPAVAPLGVLAHSDGWEKISLDVETIAKHQEILLTHPEFAEKLRTIFENKPEFTRSPDPETQLYDGFLNDRDRLRVEAVRSASERELVDFHPNFTDERLPGLLLHYKARNFPKALSDDELTAWQTWRAARIQAQLPKYMAVLQRLTAGALDADKEFIVQELQLWAESILPESD, from the coding sequence ATGGCGCGGACATTCTTTTTCTACGACTTAGAAACTAGCGGCTTAAATGCGCGCGAAGACCGGATCATGCAGTTTGCGGGGTGGCGGACAGACATGGATCTTACACCAATTGACGAGCCGTATAATATACTCGTAGCGCTCAACGACGATACGCTACCGAGTCCTGATGCTCTAATGGTCACTGGTATTACACCGCAAAAAACTGTCAATGAGGGTTATAGTGAGGCGCAATTTGCACGTATACTAAGCGATGAAATTTTCACACCCGATACGATCGTTGTCGGGTTTAATAATATTCGGTTCGACGACGAATTTATTCGCCATCTGCTGTGGCGTAATTTTTACGATCCATACGAATGGTGCTGGAAGGATGGTCGGTCACGCTGGGATATGCTCGACGTAGTGCGCATGACGCGGGCGCTCCGCCCTGAGGGAATTAGTTGGCCGCTTGATGCCGCGGGCGAACCGACAAACAGACTTGAGCTTATCACGCGCGAAAATAGTATTGCTCATAAGAATGCGCACGATGCAATGAGCGACGTCGATGCATTGATTAATGTGACAAAATTGATTCGCAGTAAGCAGCCGCAGCTATTTGAGTACCTGCTAAAAATGCGCGATAAAAAAGAAGTCGTGAAACTTATAAATGTCGACGATAAAAAGCCATTTGTTTATAGTAGCGGACGTTATGATAAAGAATTTGCTAAAACAACAGTCGCGTTTCCGTTGACGATGGGGCGTAAGGGTAACGTCGTGGTATATGATTTACGATATGACCCGACGCCATTTGTTAATTTAAGCGAGTCAAAGTTGGCACACAAAGTGTATGCAAGCTGGCAGGAGCGCCAGGCTGAAGATTTTGTGAAGTTACCAGCGAAAGAGCTGCAGTTGAATCGCTGCCCGGCAGTGGCACCGCTTGGCGTATTGGCGCACAGTGACGGGTGGGAGAAAATATCGCTTGATGTCGAGACAATTGCAAAACACCAAGAGATCCTCCTGACACACCCAGAATTCGCTGAAAAATTGCGTACAATTTTTGAAAACAAACCTGAATTTACACGATCGCCCGATCCGGAAACACAACTATACGACGGGTTTCTGAACGACCGCGATCGGTTGCGTGTTGAAGCAGTACGCAGTGCGAGCGAGCGTGAGTTGGTCGATTTTCATCCCAACTTCACCGACGAGCGACTGCCGGGATTATTGTTGCACTATAAAGCGCGAAACTTCCCGAAAGCGTTGAGTGATGATGAGCTTACGGCGTGGCAAACGTGGCGTGCGGCACGCATCCAAGCACAGCTGCCAAAGTATATGGCGGTGCTGCAGCGACTTACGGCTGGAGCACTTGATGCTGATAAAGAATTTATCGTGCAAGAGTTGCAATTGTGGGCAGAATCGATTTTGCCAGAATCAGATTAG
- a CDS encoding transcriptional repressor, whose protein sequence is MNDALRTLETILRKHQLHITKPRRTVFTALYDQPPCYVSELIRATTPSINRVSVYRTVELFERLGIVHVVPVGWKHKIELSDTFSKHHHHATCRQCGRVIDLPENHTLECLIASIAAEYHIHSPSHILEIQGICTRCAQTKKS, encoded by the coding sequence ATGAACGATGCTCTACGAACGTTAGAAACTATCTTACGAAAACACCAGCTACACATCACCAAACCGCGTCGTACGGTATTTACTGCATTATACGATCAGCCGCCGTGCTACGTTAGCGAGCTGATACGCGCGACAACACCATCAATCAACCGCGTTAGCGTGTACCGTACAGTTGAGTTATTTGAGCGCCTTGGCATCGTGCATGTTGTTCCTGTCGGTTGGAAACATAAAATCGAATTATCCGACACATTTAGCAAACACCACCACCACGCAACTTGCCGGCAATGTGGACGCGTAATTGATTTACCTGAAAATCACACGCTTGAGTGTCTCATTGCATCAATTGCTGCCGAGTATCATATTCATAGTCCATCGCACATCCTTGAGATTCAGGGAATTTGTACACGCTGCGCTCAAACGAAAAAATCGTAG
- the uvrA gene encoding excinuclease ABC subunit UvrA — protein sequence MSKSIKIIGARQNNLKNIDIEIPRDQFIVVTGLSGSGKSSLVFDTIYAEGQRRYVESLSSYARQFLGIMDKPDVDSIEGLSPAISIDQKSTSRNPRSTVATVTEIYDYLRLLFARVGVPHCPVCNKPVQRRTTQAIIDEIMKLPEGKRLMILAPIVAQKKGEFQHVPEQYMRSGFARARVDGVVYALDEFPELQKSYKHDIEIVIDRIIMKPDMISRVSQAVEQSLDLASGVVQIMNVDSSELLVYSQRYACVDHPNEEIPELEPRLFSFNAPQGACPTCTGLGTRLEIDPELVFNSNLTIAEGAIRPYNRINVDNFYMRKIKAVADAYEFSLQVPVKQLPDDVRQKILYGTGSQKYRIDLVGGRYYDATYEGVIPNLERRHRETESEFMRKDIERFMRERKCTTCQGARLKPVVLAVTVNGLSIMDMCNLDVANALDLFSKLKFSESEMHIVRLILKEIAARLGFMNNVGLNYLELSRAANTLSGGEAQRIRLATQIGSGLQGVLYVLDEPSIGLHQRDNDRLIATLKHLRDLGNSVLVVEHDEDTIAQADYLVDIGPGAGVHGGEVVAAGTPAEVAKNPVSITGRYLSGVEKIAVPKKRRTVQKDRKLVVRGARENNLKHIDVEFPLGVMTLVTGVSGSGKSTLVNDIVANELTARLHRAQAVPGAHERIDGINQLDKAIVIDQSAIGRTPRSNPATYTGVFTQIRELFANTPEANIRGYKAGRFSFNVKGGRCEHCQGDGMIKIEMHFLPDVYVQCPECHGKRYNREALEIKYKGKTISDILNMTVEQACDFFANVPAIARKLQTINEVGLGYVKLGQPATTFSGGEAQRIKLATELSRRSTGKTLYILDEPTTGLHTADVKKLLDILQKLVDGGNSMIIIEHNLEVIKCADWIIDMGPEGGQGGGMVVASGTPEDVAKSPESFTGKYLKKLL from the coding sequence ATGTCAAAGAGCATAAAAATTATCGGTGCGCGTCAAAATAACCTGAAAAATATTGATATCGAGATTCCTCGCGATCAATTTATCGTCGTGACTGGCTTAAGTGGTAGTGGCAAATCAAGTCTGGTATTTGATACGATTTATGCCGAAGGACAACGTCGCTACGTTGAGAGTTTAAGTAGCTATGCACGGCAGTTTTTAGGTATCATGGACAAGCCGGACGTCGATAGTATTGAAGGGTTAAGTCCAGCGATCAGTATTGATCAAAAATCAACATCACGTAATCCACGCTCAACAGTTGCAACGGTGACAGAAATTTATGATTATTTGCGATTACTATTTGCGCGCGTTGGCGTGCCGCACTGTCCGGTTTGCAATAAGCCGGTACAGCGGCGCACAACGCAGGCAATTATTGACGAAATCATGAAGTTGCCAGAGGGTAAGCGACTCATGATATTGGCGCCGATCGTTGCACAGAAAAAAGGCGAATTTCAGCATGTACCAGAGCAGTATATGCGTTCTGGTTTCGCACGGGCACGCGTGGACGGTGTGGTGTATGCGCTTGATGAATTTCCAGAGTTACAGAAAAGCTACAAACATGATATTGAAATTGTCATTGATCGAATCATTATGAAGCCGGATATGATTAGCCGCGTGTCGCAGGCGGTGGAGCAGTCGCTTGATTTGGCATCGGGTGTCGTGCAAATTATGAATGTTGATAGTAGCGAGCTGCTGGTATATAGTCAACGCTATGCGTGCGTTGATCATCCGAACGAAGAAATTCCTGAGCTTGAACCTCGTCTGTTCAGTTTTAATGCACCACAGGGCGCGTGTCCGACGTGCACAGGGCTTGGTACACGACTAGAAATTGATCCAGAACTAGTATTCAATAGTAATTTAACAATCGCTGAGGGTGCAATTCGTCCGTATAATCGTATTAATGTCGATAATTTTTATATGCGCAAAATTAAAGCGGTTGCCGATGCGTATGAATTTAGTTTGCAAGTGCCGGTCAAACAACTACCAGATGATGTCCGGCAGAAAATTTTATATGGGACGGGATCTCAGAAATATCGTATTGATTTGGTAGGTGGACGCTATTACGATGCGACGTACGAAGGTGTGATTCCGAATTTAGAACGTCGCCATCGTGAGACGGAAAGCGAGTTTATGCGCAAAGATATTGAGCGCTTTATGCGCGAGCGGAAATGTACGACATGTCAAGGTGCGCGTCTCAAACCGGTTGTGCTGGCGGTGACAGTAAACGGGCTGTCGATTATGGATATGTGTAATCTTGATGTAGCAAATGCGCTTGATTTATTTAGTAAGCTAAAATTCAGCGAGTCGGAAATGCATATTGTGCGGTTGATTCTGAAAGAGATTGCGGCGCGGCTTGGCTTTATGAATAACGTCGGTCTAAACTACTTAGAGCTGAGTCGAGCGGCAAATACGCTTAGCGGCGGCGAAGCGCAGCGGATTCGTTTGGCAACGCAGATCGGTTCTGGCCTGCAAGGAGTCCTCTATGTGCTTGATGAGCCTTCGATCGGGTTGCACCAGCGTGATAACGATCGGTTAATCGCGACATTGAAACATCTGCGTGATTTAGGCAATTCGGTGCTTGTTGTTGAGCATGATGAGGATACAATTGCGCAAGCAGACTATCTGGTAGATATTGGTCCGGGTGCGGGCGTGCACGGCGGCGAAGTTGTAGCAGCAGGTACGCCAGCTGAGGTCGCAAAAAATCCTGTAAGTATAACGGGGCGGTATTTAAGCGGCGTTGAGAAAATAGCTGTACCAAAAAAACGCCGCACTGTGCAAAAAGACCGTAAACTCGTTGTGCGCGGTGCGCGTGAAAATAATTTGAAACATATTGATGTTGAATTTCCGCTTGGCGTGATGACGCTCGTGACAGGCGTGAGTGGCAGCGGCAAATCAACGCTTGTGAATGATATTGTCGCAAACGAGCTAACAGCACGGTTGCATCGGGCGCAAGCAGTGCCAGGCGCGCACGAGCGAATTGATGGTATCAATCAATTAGACAAGGCGATTGTAATTGATCAATCGGCGATTGGGCGTACGCCGCGCTCAAACCCGGCGACATACACCGGCGTGTTTACACAGATCCGTGAGTTGTTTGCAAATACGCCTGAAGCAAATATTCGCGGTTACAAAGCGGGACGGTTTAGCTTTAATGTGAAAGGTGGGCGCTGCGAGCATTGCCAGGGTGACGGCATGATAAAAATTGAAATGCACTTTTTGCCGGATGTATACGTTCAGTGTCCGGAATGTCATGGTAAGCGGTATAACCGCGAAGCGCTTGAAATTAAGTATAAAGGTAAAACGATTAGCGATATTTTGAATATGACAGTTGAGCAGGCGTGTGATTTTTTCGCGAATGTGCCGGCGATTGCGCGCAAACTGCAAACAATCAACGAGGTAGGGCTTGGCTATGTTAAACTTGGGCAGCCGGCAACGACATTTTCGGGCGGCGAAGCGCAGCGAATCAAACTTGCGACTGAATTGAGCCGCCGTTCAACTGGTAAAACGCTTTACATTCTAGATGAGCCGACGACTGGGCTGCATACGGCAGACGTTAAAAAACTACTCGATATTCTACAAAAACTTGTCGACGGCGGTAATAGTATGATTATCATCGAGCATAATTTAGAGGTAATAAAATGCGCCGACTGGATTATTGATATGGGTCCGGAAGGCGGGCAAGGCGGCGGCATGGTGGTTGCATCAGGTACGCCGGAAGACGTTGCAAAATCGCCGGAATCGTTCACCGGCAAGTACTTGAAAAAGCTTTTATAA
- a CDS encoding VTT domain-containing protein has translation METLIHAITSFGILAILLVVFAESGLLIGFIFPGDSLLFTAGYMVQQQILGFNGQPIDIHIFALLIFAAAVAGDSVGFEFGHKVGRKLFQKENSRFFKKKYLDQTETFYAKHGSITIVLARFVPIVRTFAPIVAGASNMHYRTFITYNVIGGFLWSSLFVYLGYYAGEFLTKAGVNIEVAALIIIFLSVLPMIIHALKQESTRTKLKRQFKVLFSKKR, from the coding sequence GTGGAAACACTCATTCACGCCATCACTAGCTTTGGAATTCTCGCAATTCTGCTCGTTGTCTTTGCCGAGTCAGGGTTGCTCATTGGATTCATTTTTCCAGGCGACAGTTTACTATTCACCGCCGGGTACATGGTGCAACAGCAGATTCTTGGATTTAATGGACAACCAATTGATATTCATATTTTTGCATTACTTATTTTTGCCGCAGCCGTCGCCGGCGATAGTGTCGGATTTGAATTCGGGCATAAAGTCGGCCGTAAATTATTTCAAAAAGAAAACTCGCGGTTCTTTAAGAAAAAATATCTCGACCAAACCGAAACATTCTATGCTAAGCACGGCTCAATCACGATCGTGCTCGCACGGTTTGTGCCGATTGTTCGCACGTTTGCGCCAATTGTTGCCGGCGCAAGCAATATGCATTACCGCACATTTATTACATACAACGTTATCGGCGGATTCTTATGGTCGTCGCTGTTTGTCTATCTCGGATATTACGCCGGCGAGTTTTTGACCAAAGCGGGTGTAAATATTGAGGTCGCAGCGCTCATTATTATATTCCTATCGGTTTTGCCAATGATTATTCACGCACTCAAACAAGAAAGTACGCGCACTAAGCTCAAGCGCCAATTCAAAGTGTTGTTTTCGAAAAAAAGATAG
- a CDS encoding 50S ribosomal protein L25, whose translation MGDKITLRVDRREIFGKKVKQLRRRGLTPGVVYGANMESIAIQADAGEVARVYAEAGKHTPVQLSGTKHRIAMIKAAEFHPIKHGVIRHISFHAVRANEPVVAEVPIRLAGEGESVAERNGLVVLQAIEKIEVKALPMELPEYLEVSIMDLANAGDRVTIGDILLPSGVEIVDNDDGREGTADDNVTVKDLVVASVYEPAALEAANEAAAGESTSADAEDVPVEGENPGAEAE comes from the coding sequence ATGGGAGACAAGATAACATTGAGAGTAGATCGCCGAGAAATTTTCGGCAAGAAAGTAAAGCAGTTGCGGAGACGAGGGTTGACACCGGGTGTTGTGTATGGTGCGAATATGGAGTCGATTGCAATTCAGGCTGACGCAGGGGAGGTGGCGCGTGTATATGCGGAAGCCGGCAAGCATACGCCGGTGCAGTTGTCGGGTACGAAACACCGTATTGCGATGATTAAAGCTGCGGAATTTCATCCTATTAAGCATGGTGTTATTCGCCACATTTCATTTCATGCGGTTCGTGCCAATGAGCCGGTGGTGGCGGAAGTGCCGATCCGCCTGGCTGGCGAGGGTGAGTCAGTGGCGGAGCGTAACGGATTGGTCGTTTTGCAAGCGATTGAGAAGATTGAGGTCAAAGCACTGCCGATGGAACTGCCAGAGTATCTAGAGGTGTCGATTATGGATCTCGCGAATGCTGGCGATCGCGTTACGATTGGCGATATACTGTTGCCATCAGGTGTAGAGATTGTCGATAATGACGATGGTCGCGAAGGTACGGCCGACGACAATGTTACCGTGAAAGATTTAGTCGTTGCCAGCGTGTATGAGCCGGCTGCACTTGAAGCTGCAAACGAAGCGGCGGCAGGAGAATCGACTTCGGCTGACGCTGAGGATGTACCAGTTGAAGGCGAAAATCCAGGTGCGGAAGCAGAATAA
- a CDS encoding ABC transporter ATP-binding protein — protein sequence MSKKSKNSQSILRLFWRASQSYKWRRNIAVIATATTFIVGMFVGPLIIAQLLDIIQHRQLSNTSNLWQLVILYGLSQLWSEIIGWRLVLYLVWTFEVSVMRDLYVKIFNKLANETLFFHANKFGGSLVSQTNKFTGAFERFWDTIIWSILPVVISIIGSIVVLSTLLWQYAIFLAIFAVIFIIVVYFGSRPMMKLNEEEAAANNTMSGKIADAISNIMAVKSSGVEMRESKEFTKTANNWRSASFNLMSGFLKMSAIYSSITTTIKVVAIAFAVYAAQHNTVSVAAIYLIITYTGTMTRELWNMNGIMRNYNRVLGDARDMAEILQTPTSLIDKSARKLRISHGEIVMNNVTFTHDEGQGDTLFKNFSLTIKPGEKVGLVGTSGSGKTTLTKLLLRFADIDSGEILIDSQNIADVTQASLRSSIAYVPQEPLLFHRSVLDNIAYGRPGATKSAAKKAAKQAGAYDFITKLHDGFDTLVGERGVKLSGGQRQRIAIARAILKDAPILVLDEATSALDSESEALIQKSLETLMKNRTSIVIAHRLSTIAKLDRIIVMKRGRIIEDGTHNELLKKNGTYAQLWQRQSGGFIDE from the coding sequence GTGAGTAAAAAATCAAAAAACAGCCAATCTATTCTGCGCTTATTTTGGCGTGCATCGCAGTCATATAAATGGCGACGAAATATAGCAGTTATTGCCACGGCAACTACGTTTATTGTTGGCATGTTTGTTGGCCCACTGATTATTGCGCAGCTGCTCGACATAATCCAGCATAGACAACTTAGCAACACCAGCAACTTATGGCAGCTCGTGATATTATACGGACTATCACAACTATGGTCGGAGATTATCGGTTGGCGCTTAGTGCTTTATCTAGTGTGGACATTCGAGGTCTCTGTGATGCGCGATTTGTATGTAAAAATATTCAACAAATTAGCAAACGAAACGTTATTTTTCCACGCTAACAAGTTTGGCGGCTCGCTCGTTAGCCAAACAAATAAATTTACCGGAGCGTTTGAACGCTTCTGGGATACTATCATTTGGTCGATTCTGCCAGTCGTGATTTCCATTATTGGATCAATCGTTGTTCTCTCAACATTGTTATGGCAATACGCTATCTTTTTGGCGATTTTCGCGGTTATTTTCATTATAGTGGTCTATTTTGGTTCGCGACCAATGATGAAGCTAAACGAAGAAGAAGCGGCTGCCAACAATACTATGAGCGGCAAAATCGCTGATGCTATCTCTAATATTATGGCAGTGAAATCATCAGGCGTCGAGATGCGAGAAAGTAAAGAATTTACCAAAACAGCAAACAACTGGCGCAGCGCTTCATTTAATTTGATGTCCGGTTTTCTGAAAATGAGCGCTATTTATTCATCAATTACGACGACCATCAAAGTTGTCGCTATCGCGTTCGCCGTCTACGCTGCACAGCATAACACTGTATCGGTAGCAGCGATTTACCTAATCATTACCTACACCGGTACAATGACGCGCGAGCTATGGAATATGAACGGTATTATGCGCAATTATAACCGCGTGCTTGGCGACGCGCGTGACATGGCGGAAATTCTACAAACACCGACAAGCTTGATTGATAAAAGTGCGAGAAAATTACGCATTTCGCACGGCGAAATCGTCATGAATAATGTGACATTCACGCATGATGAAGGACAAGGTGACACGCTGTTTAAGAATTTCTCGCTGACCATCAAACCTGGCGAAAAAGTTGGACTAGTTGGCACATCTGGCTCAGGAAAGACGACGCTAACAAAACTACTCCTACGCTTTGCTGACATTGATAGCGGTGAGATTTTAATTGACTCGCAAAATATCGCCGACGTCACACAGGCAAGCTTACGCTCAAGTATTGCGTATGTACCCCAAGAACCGCTGCTCTTTCACCGCTCAGTGCTGGACAATATCGCGTACGGACGACCTGGCGCAACAAAATCCGCTGCAAAGAAAGCCGCCAAGCAAGCTGGCGCATATGATTTCATCACGAAATTACACGATGGATTTGACACGCTTGTCGGCGAGCGCGGCGTAAAATTATCGGGCGGACAACGCCAGCGTATCGCTATCGCCCGCGCAATTTTGAAAGATGCGCCAATTTTAGTCCTTGACGAAGCGACATCAGCGCTCGACTCGGAATCCGAAGCATTAATTCAAAAATCGCTCGAAACGTTGATGAAAAACCGTACATCTATAGTTATCGCTCATCGCCTGTCAACTATCGCCAAACTTGACCGCATTATTGTCATGAAACGCGGTCGCATTATTGAGGACGGCACGCACAACGAGTTGCTGAAAAAGAACGGTACATACGCGCAATTATGGCAACGACAGTCTGGCGGGTTTATTGATGAATAA
- a CDS encoding transcriptional repressor has protein sequence MTTIIRRESKYANLVRDCIKQLGHATHADIMQYYTDRYIQVSATTIHRITQRLVEDGEIVLAPKTKDGDKRFDANMKPHDHFCCTRCDCLIDITCPAPCRKILQAQLCNCVLDGSLTVYGECQECSCCRKEEHADE, from the coding sequence ATGACAACCATCATACGCCGCGAAAGTAAATATGCTAATTTAGTGCGGGATTGTATAAAGCAATTAGGTCACGCGACTCATGCTGATATTATGCAGTACTACACCGATCGCTATATACAGGTGAGCGCAACGACAATTCACCGAATCACGCAGCGATTAGTTGAGGACGGCGAAATAGTGCTTGCACCAAAGACAAAGGATGGTGATAAACGGTTCGACGCAAATATGAAACCACACGATCATTTTTGCTGCACTCGGTGCGATTGTTTGATTGACATTACGTGTCCTGCGCCATGTCGCAAGATTCTGCAAGCCCAATTGTGTAATTGCGTGCTAGACGGTTCTTTGACGGTTTATGGTGAGTGTCAAGAATGTAGCTGTTGTAGAAAGGAGGAACATGCCGATGAATAA